GTTCCagcgcctacgatattcgccgttgccaacgtgcaaaggttcaaaaatcttccgcaaacTCGTTCTCTCAAAttctccaagcgtcgcttcatcggatgttgtcatcgtccaagcttctgcgccatacgttaggacggacatgatgagagccttgtctGGTGTTAGTTTTGAtcgtcgagagaggaatttactactcaattgcctacttagtccaaagtagcacttgttggagattctacgttggatttccaggctgatattgttatcggtgctaatgctggttcctagataaacgaagtctcttataaCCTCGTCAACAGTGATGTGGGTGCCAATACGCGAGTACGCCGACTGTTTCTTTGAAGACACGAGGACTTCGTTTtgcctcgttcaccaccaaacccattcgctttgcctctttatccagtttggaaaaggcagaactaacagcgcggctcTTATAAAAAGtggtgcctgagcgattaagttatgcggctcgcacgatcttttccggcatcaggttaaagaagtcgcaCGACAACGAGACACCCTATCTGAAAtgtcgtttggtatcaaacggctcggaaaggtccttcccaattctgagggcgctgctggtattgagcaacgtcattttgcatagccgtattatttttgggggataccaaattcaggcatcgcggcatatagTTAACTTcttttcgtgctgtcgaatgcagctttgaaatcgacaaaaatatgATGGGTGTCGTTTCTCCTTTCATGTGTATTTTCCATGACTTGGCGTATTAGATATtcacaatataataatattcgATAATAGATTTGCCAGGTCTAAGACCACACTGATTagatccaatcagttggttgatggtgggcttcagtctttcttgttacataacctcaaatatagcaaacaagCGTTTTCGGCATTTTTTTACAGAAAGCACTGATGTAGTCTATTGCGCTTAATCGCGAGCATAAAATTTGAGTCTTTTAATGAATTTGAGCACTTTCTCAAGCTTTGACTTCCACATCTCCAATGAACTTGGAATCACACCTCTCAGGTGTGGCTTACTTCATCTTGCGAGTGCGACACATTCAGGGGGGGTGCTCTAGTGTTTCGTCACCTGGTTGGCAAAAATGACAGACGCTTGTTTCTACTAGTCTAGGAGCCCTGAAAAAGTAACGAAGACTGCTTTGCACAGTATGGCATCCAGTAAGAGTTCGTAAGCCTCCTCTATCTAGGTTAATGAACCTATTTGATACTCTACTACAAgatagaataaattattttgcctGCCTCTGTCCTGGACTTCCCATCCAGGGTCGTACATTGTCGCACATAAGACTGCCCGAGTGTCTGACTAAAGGCAGATTTGCTTCAAAATGGTACCTCTTCGAAGACATTCTCTAGCATAAACTTCTATGCCAAGGATCTCCGCTGGAAAAGACTTTGAGATAACCGCCCATCGATATCGATATCTTAAAAGTCGACCCAAAGACACCCGCATAAATCTTACCAACCGCAAACTTCGACCCATCTGCACACCTAATTTCCGAGTCAGTTTGAATGCATGGATTAGCTGTCTTCCAGTGCGCCTGATCTAAGATAGATATCTCAAAAGTTAGCTCAGGAtcaatttacttaaattaattcTTGGTATTCTTTACGTCTCTGGTGTTCTTTTACGCCTCCATGCATACCAAAGCTTTATCAAAAAGACGCGTACAGGCGAAAAGAGTCCTTGCAGCCTTGTTGGTAACAGTACCGAAATGAGCATTCCAAGTGCGGATTCTGTCAAGCTAGAAAACCTGAATCATTGCCATTCACCAGAGTTTCATTCACCAGAGTTCATTCTATGCATTATAAAAAGTTGCCTTCTCCATATGAATGGGACCaaaattgttttactttttttttagttgcattACGTTCAATATTGTTTTCTCATATTTCTCCGAGATGCAAATCGTCCACATAGCTTTCTGTGTCAAACCCTTGCAACAAAGTGCACAAGCCGCTCTGGTGGCCTTTCTTGATTTATGTGTTCCTCCTAGTTCCATGCCGACTATTCTCATCGTGAGCATCGTTACTATCCAGCGACTAAtaattgaatatatgtatgttcctGCTCAGCCTATTCACTGCTTGATGCGTCGTATTATCGAAAGCCTCCAAGATATCTGTAAAACAGTACGAATATTGCAGATTACGGAATGATGGACCAATGAGTTGTGTATTTTCGTCATTTTTGATTTCGTCGATTTGTGTATTTTCGTCACAGAAACGGCGTAAGGATCATAAAGGTCCGAAAATCTTGTACAAAACCTGCGAATATTACAGACCATGGCAGAATGGAGTGATGAGCTCTATAAGTAGttattgttgtaacagcatgaaACATACCATATAAGTTTtcggagaatgctgctgaagagTTTCTCATTACCCGGCTTAATTCGGCCTTAGATCCCATAAGATCCACTCACTcgatctgaaagtattcgatgtgatGCCTGCTGGTGGGGGCCGAAGTGGAAAGCcgctctgcgttagaaagacaAATGAAGCGAAGTTGGATTCACTGGTGGTGCTAACTGGCGCAAAAAACACAACGGACGTGCTTTGATCAACTTGGTTAAAAACAGTTAGACGGTTAGTACGCCGGGCAGGATAATCCATTGTCTTAGAACTTTGAGTTCATTACCATCATAGTTGATCAATGCACACCTCCACCTCGGTTCGAGTGAGGCATTTCCCATtcatattccatcaaggaaAGAGTGAACGAAGAGCAACATTTGGGACAGGTATGGGAAATCTGTTCACGCATGGCTCAAATTCGGGCGAAATGAGTAGTGCTccgaagagctccccatcaagctccAAATCAGGCTCATCGGGACGCTGTAATGTCTTCCAAGCACatgatttttaaatgaatatctGGTTTAAAAACCGAAgttgcttttcttttttgtgatttCTCGACTCTTTTCGAGATTttcgatgaaaaataatttttatatatttttttatattttgtctttTCGAATTTGCTTATTAATGGAATGCTATTATGCCATGATAAAAATGTAAGTAATAAGCTCTGTCATTCACAGTCTTTTGAAACCTAACAGCTTTTCCTTAAATGGCCACAGAAAACATCTAACACAATTCATTTTCAATCTTATTGCAACCTATTGCTTTTGAGCGTGGTGAATTTTGTTCTCTTGTAGACGTTCTCTGTGGCCATTCTTCACATTACAGGCAAAGGAAGATAGTTTTATGGATATATACatggtccggcactcgaagtgtaaccaattaaaaagaccataaatttagtttggaaaattacttttatttaattcaaagtaaaaaatgtgtgaaaataatacgaaattaagaatcaatttacttccgctcgatatgactaccttttgCCCTGACTATAGCCTTGAGATGgtgcagaaacgaatcgcaagctgcccgaatgtgacttacaggtattttggcccactcgcggacaatggcttttttcagcgcctcgagactagtgaatcttttagttcggactttgctctccaaagtgGCCCACAgaatgaatttgagagccattgtatgGACCTCATGAACTTCGTCCATTTTTGgatcactcgagctttgtgagacggtaccgagtcctgttgaaacgtccttGGTCTGTCACCGAAATTTTTGTCTGCCCATGGCTTCAAAGCCACCTCCAGAAttctttcccgataatatttcgcatttaccttgacaccaggctcgatgaaaacgattggagagcgcccatctgcggctacagcgacccaaaccattacctgtggcgggtgttgCCTCCTAGTGGCCAATCAATGACtcgaattctcgtatgaacggttggtCAAGTAAACTCTattgttttgggagtttacgaatttctcaatttgaaaatttttctcgtcAGAGAACACAATGTTCgcaaattgaccgctttcgtccgagcgaaacaactccttcgctctctcaagcctgacttgttgctgctttagtgTGAAATCACGCGTcttttggatcttataaggcttgactttgagatcatttttcagtatgcggcggatgatacggtcagatattttcagttttttagacattcgattggcacttcgtcggggatttcgctcaaatcgcttctccactttttgaaccatttcacgagacgttgcagtcttttgatggccACCTCCATgccgtttcgcgatgctaccagtgtcagtgtaacgagtaatggtgcgacaaacaaaaactttatttagtttAGGGTGCTCGAGCTTACGAACAATCGGTGGTTGTgactttcaagccaaatataatgcaatcgcactattacgtttgaaatccattactgattttcttttttcacgtttactctcggcaaaatgcttccgcgtgcttgtaaacaatactcaggactatcatttagccaactaacagacagctgcgCGAGTgttctgaagttggttacactacGAGTGCCGAACCATGTataggtatttttttatttttcttttaagcaaAATGGCGAGTATTCTTTAGTTCTTTCCAAATAAGTAAGTAACTACTTACCAAATCAGCGCTGGCTTTACCTAAAGCctttttgtatttgaatttttgatatataatattttctcaatCAAACTTTGTTGATGTTTAAAATTCtcacaatttctttaaaaaaaaagttaataaaatttattgtacttttggtgtacatttttttttttaaattacatatttacccATTTGAGATGTCGACAAAATTGCAAGGTCCAAAACCAACAGCTAGCTTACGTCAGACAACAGTCACCAAAAAAGTAGTACCAAAAAGCCAAAATACGCACATAATCCGAGCAACAGCAAGCTTTGGTGCGTCCACCAGCCGATCCATCAACTCAACATCGAGCAGCATCAGTTCGTGCAGCAGCCGATCCAGCAAGAATAACAATAGTAAATTAAGTAAAAGTTGTACCAACACTAACAGTGCAATCATCAAGAATGCCTGCGCTAATAAACGCTTCAACACGCATGTCGCCAACAGTCGCGCTTCGCCGTTTCGTTCCTTAATAACAACGGGTCCACGCGTACGTCAATCACCGGCACAAGCCAATGATTTTGCCTACGATCTATCCAAGGAGGAGTCGCAATTTATGGGTGCCTTTAAGGGGCCCATGAAGACGGTGCCTGACAGCGAGCGTGAATTGTTGAAGAACGGGCAACGTGGTGCCTACTTGGCCGTACGTTATGAGCACTCACCCGATCGCAAATACAACTATCCGCAGGCGACTAGTTGGCGTATCGGGTGGTTGCACAACCAAATGAAGAGGCAGGATCTAACTATCTGAGCAAGAGCGGTGTGCAAGGCGGACGATTTTAAATATGAGTGGCGATCAGTCCCAGTAGTTTTGGTTGTCACTAGTATTTACAAGCGTTTGACGAGATGCTTATTGAAACTccgttatgtatgtatgtattgttgcgtgtgtgtgtgatgtTTTTGTGATAAGCCAGCATTAGCTTGAGTGTATGCGTGTAAACTGTTGATATTTgttgaaataaagaaatattaaattgaattttgtcaaattttcgtttctatttatttttatttatttttttatttttttaacagaatcCTTAATAATTATGTTACATTGCGAAAGGGCACTAGTGACTGAGAGAAACGGCCAAATTCTATCTATTATCATGAATGCTAGGTAAAATTTTGGAGTTTTCGAAATTATGGAgtcgaaattaaatttaaagaatcACATCAGTAGAGACTTAATTGGCTCATGCAGCTAAccgttaaaaaaatgtacaacagCTAAAGAGTTAGTTTCTACATTCTGGCAAAAAAGTACCAGGATTGATGAATAAATCACAACATATTTCCTTCAGAATAgatcaaggcgcattcattaaagttgGTGGTaatagaccaacaacaatgttctgtatgtttgattgtcaaaacaaagtattgggaaactagaaatcaaataatgaatttgccttgtttcattctgagctcaCAGCCACATGgaaacggcgaaagaaaaaacaaatcagctgatttaccaacacctcCTTGAGTAAAGCGGTGGAGCGCTTGGGATGGAATTCTCACTTTAGCACAACAAAGTCATCCgcagagcaggttttctaggtagATCCTTTACGAATGTATTAGGCGTGGGGATTGTACCAATCCTgcacttcataagagccacaaaatggtttcatgaagaTAAATAAACGCAGTTAGCGTGTCCTCCGTCACGTCAGGTCTAAGTGTATTGGTCGTACAGACGGACTAGCaccacaacctaacctaacctaaagccatgttccatcataaaaaaccTCATCCTagcggtacactagacagggttagtttactggggcggcagcccttggtcgggaaaaatccgagtcattccggtaacgtagactCGGCTGCCATAAGAATGCCacggttaacaaccccaaaatcttgggagttaccttcgacagtttgccctccttctcagcgcatacaaccgctattgccactaaagtccaaaatcgcagcAAGcacttgccggcagcacttggggcaaagacaaagaaatgttgctatcgacatttaaagcaatagGCCGGCCGATTTTAAACTATggtgcgcctgtctggtcgcctggaaccagtgattttTAATGGTCGAAGCTACCAACTTATCAAAACTCTGCCAATATGACTGCAACAGGATGTCTCTTGATGTCCCCACCTCAACATCTACACGACGAGGCTCCGATGCTTCCTgtgaaggagcacaacaaactgctcagcaagcaatttctgttagggtgttaccgcagctCACACCCATGCAAACacttgcttgagcctgagccacctcccaggcacgttaGAAGGCACCTCCTCAACTACGCGGATGAGACGcagaacaaacaaacaaaacagaccgacaacttctggatcggacagtgtacaaaCAGGTAATCAATgatattcatcgggagactcttaccaccttcttaagctcccgcccCCGAATatcgtcatcggagtccaaccaccacccattacagacgaagagctccaacttccacCAGaatcccgcgtaaccttggcacaattacgttctggatattgtagcaggttaaacttctacTTATTCAGAactgaccccgacataccaaacatatgtccggtatGTGAAGGCACCCTTCAAGACACTAACCacattttcacatgccccatcaaatccactcatctaacacccctctccctctggacccaacccgtcgaaacagccagtttcctaggcctaccgttagatgagctagacgaagacgaccggtgatttacactacactgacagggcaaaaattacggctacaacaacaacaacttcatcCACCATCTCTTATTTCGCTGCGGTAAAGATTTCAATTACcatttaaatataaagtaactaaacaaaatttattatttccaaaATAGGTGTACAAATATGTTTCGCAAATAGAATGTCGATTTACAAAGCATGTGCGTTGATGAATCCAGCTGGTTTTTCTACTCTTCATTTCTTGATTCTTCAGTTCGACTGGGATGATCTCGGCAAAACTTATTCTCATCGCATCCGatgtgcaaaaatatttataaccaTCGCTCAGCTgcctctttttgtttaatttttctttaccttTAGCCCTCCAACTCTGCTTGGATCTCAGTAAAAGTTTTTCCCTTCGTCTCCGGTATGCAGAAATATATGTAGACTCCACCAAGGGCCGATATGATAGCGAAAATTGCAAAACAAGCGCCGCCACCAATAGAATTATTTAATATTGGAAAGACTTGTGTCACAATGAAAGCACACGACCAATTGGTTGTGCCTGAGATGGAGCCAGCAATACCTTTGATGTCATCcgaaaaaatttcagccatgaacACCCATGGTACCGGACCAAAGCCGACCGagaacattaaaatatatatgcaaATGCTGAGTAAAGGCAACCAGCCCAAATTTGCCACAGAACCTTCATCTTTCTCCTTCATAAAGAAATAGAGCGATAAGCAAGCAATAGAGATCACCTGAAAAACGGACGACAGCAATAAAAGTGGTACGCGACCCAATCTATCGATGACAAACAAAGAAACAATTGTTGCCATCACCAACATTACACCAACAATAACTGTACTAAATCTGGGTTCGAGATTGCTTGCGGTAGATGCGAAAATACTTGACGAATAAAAGATGACTGCGTTAATGCCGGAAAATTGTTGTAGCAACATTAGTGATATGGAGAGACCTAATGCTTTGAGTGTGATTTTGCGGCACAAAGCTTGGCCCACATTTACGGGATCCTCCTTAAGTTTAGCGTTTAttgctttcatttcatttagttcGCCACTAAAATCATAGTCTTTGCCTCGTAACCATTCCATTGATTTTTGCGCTGCTTCTAGTTTGTCTTTTCTTACGTAAAAAAACGGCGAATCTGGACAAAAAACGAATATTATACCGAATAAAATCGGTAGCGTGGCACATATTATGCTGAACATGAAAGCCTTGGTGAAGGCACCAACTGTGAATCCGACCAACACACCGGTGGTGATGAGCAACTGAAAGAAGCTACCAATAATGCCACGCACTTCCTTTTGTGAAATCTCAGTGCAATACATTGGCGCACAAACACAGAAGGCACCACCGGCCATGCCCGTCAGGAAACGGGCAGCAAACATCATCATtttattttgtgcaaaaatCATTAGCGCCCAACCGATCTCGAACGGTATGACCATCAACATCATTGTCCATTTCGGGCCCAATAGTGTTATGAGTACGCCGACAGGTATACAAACAGTTGCAGCGCCCAATGTCATTAATGAGCCAATCCAAGCGTATTCATTTGTCGAGAATGTTATGCCAAAATCATTTTCACCAGTCAATTCGGATTGCACCGGCGACGACCAACCAATTGTTGAGCCACACGCAAGCGCACCGCCGGCCGCCGCCATACCTGCAAAGTATTGTCGCAAAAGTGACATTCTTGGTTCTCCTAAGTACttccaaaatatataatatatttaatattcaaattataattcacagaaagtattaaaaataatgatttttctaAAAGTGATTGCTAAGGTCGTAATGGGTTGTCATGATCATAGTGTAATAATATAAAGTGTGCCAACCAATTTGGGTAAGcaaatttgaagttttcctattttcatattttattttaacccgTTATACATGTTAAGATAACAGAGGCGTTAACATGGTATGTTAAAGCTGCTGTCCAATATTACAGAAAAGCTGTGCTTTTTAACTGAACTAAgaggcagccgccgtagccgaaaggattggtgcgtgactacattcggaattcacagagagaacgtaggttcgaatctcggtgaaacaccaaacatttttctaatagcggtcgcccctcggcaggcaatggcaaacctccgagtgtatttctgccatgaaaaagctcctcatgaaaatatctgccgttcggagtcggcttgaagttgtaggtcccttcatttgtggaacaacatcaacaccacaaataggaggaggagctcagccaaacacccgaaaagggtgtaatattacgtttccaccgcagccggagtttgggttctctgccgctatcgtgttcttagcgcaaacaccaaacaaaacacctgtcaaatcccatacaaaattaaaacacaactccatacctaaacccaTTTTTCAAAgtgtgttttgttgggtttgcatctaatttaattattatgtggtggcaatgttgttcattttcctcatttattattgcattcttatcgaaacatggcaacaatgattgcaatttgtcaatatgacatttgattgacgtttaatatttttcgtgtgGTAAGCGTTTGTGcgcgcaaaaaataaaattaaagttattgATTTTAATGGAAAaccgtaaaaaattaaaaactatttggCTTCCTTCTGCGGACGAAGCATTTCTGGATATATGGGATGAGAAGGCAGCTGAATTGCGAGGTCCACGAAAGAActcacatatataaatatgcggAGATGGCTCAGTCGCTGGGAGTTCTTGGACATGAGGTCCGTCCAATtgacataaaatacaaaatacacaaTTTCACAATGAAATATAGgtaaggcatataatatattatttcattaaagtaaTTTTGTTAAAGCCTCAAAATTTCCTTtgcagaaaatgcaa
The sequence above is drawn from the Anastrepha obliqua isolate idAnaObli1 chromosome 4, idAnaObli1_1.0, whole genome shotgun sequence genome and encodes:
- the LOC129246137 gene encoding facilitated trehalose transporter Tret1, translated to MSLLRQYFAGMAAAGGALACGSTIGWSSPVQSELTGENDFGITFSTNEYAWIGSLMTLGAATVCIPVGVLITLLGPKWTMMLMVIPFEIGWALMIFAQNKMMMFAARFLTGMAGGAFCVCAPMYCTEISQKEVRGIIGSFFQLLITTGVLVGFTVGAFTKAFMFSIICATLPILFGIIFVFCPDSPFFYVRKDKLEAAQKSMEWLRGKDYDFSGELNEMKAINAKLKEDPVNVGQALCRKITLKALGLSISLMLLQQFSGINAVIFYSSSIFASTASNLEPRFSTVIVGVMLVMATIVSLFVIDRLGRVPLLLLSSVFQVISIACLSLYFFMKEKDEGSVANLGWLPLLSICIYILMFSVGFGPVPWVFMAEIFSDDIKGIAGSISGTTNWSCAFIVTQVFPILNNSIGGGACFAIFAIISALGGVYIYFCIPETKGKTFTEIQAELEG
- the LOC129245147 gene encoding uncharacterized protein LOC129245147: MFKILTISLKKKLIKFIVLLVYIFFFKLHIYPFEMSTKLQGPKPTASLRQTTVTKKVVPKSQNTHIIRATASFGASTSRSINSTSSSISSCSSRSSKNNNSKLSKSCTNTNSAIIKNACANKRFNTHVANSRASPFRSLITTGPRVRQSPAQANDFAYDLSKEESQFMGAFKGPMKTVPDSERELLKNGQRGAYLAVRYEHSPDRKYNYPQATSWRIGWLHNQMKRQDLTI